A window of the Lates calcarifer isolate ASB-BC8 linkage group LG18, TLL_Latcal_v3, whole genome shotgun sequence genome harbors these coding sequences:
- the LOC108897586 gene encoding homeodomain-interacting protein kinase 1: MKEWNVWKTNFGGKKPSSVLPSSKASSCLEDDKTKGVSYEVLKSDILRSRTTRYLIRDIIGEGSFGKVTKAVNLNTSQEVALKILKTEDTADREIKMLDVVSILDPVKNSVVQFFERFDHKGQTCLVFEKLDRSLFDFFVEREGRPLSLNEIRPVAHQLLTAFDALKGIGVVHSDLKPDNVMLVNHSSTPFRVKLIDFGVSFKTTEKMQGMTIQPVGYRAPEVILGLPITEAIDMWGLGCLLGFLYRGQDLFRRLASTSQ; encoded by the exons GCGGCAAAAAGCCATCAAGTGTGCTGCCATCAAGTAAAGCTTCAAGCTGCTTGGAAG ATGACAAGACCAAAGGAGTGAGTTATGAGGTGCTCAAGAGCGACATACTGCGCAGCAGGACAACTCGCTATCTCATTCGAGATATAATCGGAGAGGGCTCATTCGGCAAAGTTACAAAGGCTGTGAATCTAAACACATCACAGGAAGTGGCCCTCAAGATCCTTAAAACTGAGGACACTGCTGACAGAGAG ATCAAAATGCTCGATGTCGTGAGCATCCTGGACCCAGTGAAGAACAGCGTGGTTCAGTTCTTTGAGAGGTTCGACCACAAAGGACAAACCTGTCTAGTATTTGAAAAGCTAGACAGGAGTCTTTTCGACTTCTTCGTCGAACGAGAGGGGAGACCACTCTCACTAAATGAGATACGGCCAGTAGCACACCAG TTGCTGACGGCCTTTGACGCTCTGAAGGGCATTGGTGTCGTCCACTCAGACCTAAAACCAGACAACGTGATGCTCGTCAATCACTCTAGTACGCCCTTCAGAGTGAAGTTAATAGATTTTGGTGTGTCTTTCAAGACCACAGAAAAGATGCAGGGGATGACCATTCAGCCTGTGGGCTACAG GGCACCAGAAGTCATCCTGGGTCTCCCCATCACAGAGGCCATCGACATGTGGGGTCTTGGCTGTCTTCTTGGGTTTTTGTACCGTGGCCAAGACCTGTTTCGCAGACTTGCGAGTACCAGTCA ATGA